The genomic stretch GGGAAGAGGCCCTCTTCACCACTGAGTATATAGCCCCGATTGATGGGATGGACTCCGTCCACATCTTTATCGGGACGCACTGCTGCCATAACACGCTCTTTTGAGATGTGTTTTGGTAAAGGCAGCTCGATCATAATGCCATGTACTGCGGGATTGATATTGAGGGAATCGATTAGGTTCAAAATATCTTCCTCAACACTGTCAGCAGGCAGAACGAAGAGTTCAAAATCGATACCTAAGCCTTCGCTTACTTTCTGTTTAGACTTAGCATACACAACTGATGCAGGGTCATCCCCTACAAGCACCACCGCCAGCTTGGGATGGATCCCTTGTTCCTTCCACCCTTTTACTTCTTCCCTGATCTCTTCTTTTAAGACTTTGGAAATCTCTTTTCCGTCTAATAATTGAGCCAAGAAAACACACTCCTCTCATTCACACTTCTGAAACTTCCGAAGATGGCTTAGTTTGTCCTATATAGTTCTCCATAGAGACTGTAATTCCCTTTCTTTGGGAGCAATTTTTCCTCCTGGAAATAATGGTGCAGATTAAACTACATAGAAGTCTAACATTATAAGAAAAGCAAGCCAAGGAGTGTTGACTCACAAGGCTTGCTGAAACACAAAGGAAATCCTAGGATTTAATTCTTATTTTTAAGGTACTCGTTGATTCCAGCAGCTGCTTTCTTACCGGCTCCCATCGCCAGGATAACAGTAGCAGCACCGGTGACAATATCTCCGCCGGCGAATACCCCTGGGATAGAAGTCTCTAAGGTCTCTTCATTAACCACTATATTGCCCCACTTATTGAGGTTTAACCCTTCAGTGGATTTTGTTACTAAAGGATTCGGTCCCTGACCAATCGCTACAACAACGGTATCCACAGGGATTTCGAATTCAGAACCAGGAATAGCAACCGGAGAACGACGACCGGATGCATCCGGTTCTCCCAGCTCATATCGGAGACAAGTAAGGGATTTGACAGCACCACGTTCATCTCCTTGGATCGATACGGGGTTAGTCAAAAGTTGGAACTTGACACCTTCTTCTTCGGCATGCTCCAGTTCTTCATGTCGAGCAGGCATTTCCGCCCGTGAACGACGATAGACGATGCTGACTTCCTCTGCCCCTAAGCGAAGGGCAGTACGAGCAGCATCCATGGCTACGTTACCGGCGCCAAATACAGCGACTTTCTTACCAATCTTAACCGGGGTCTTATATTCGGGGAAACGATAGCCCTTCATAAGATTGGTTCGCGTCAAGAATTCATTGGCCGAGTAAACACCGTTTAAGTTCTCGCCGGGGATACCTAAAAAGTTAGGAAGCCCTGCACCTGTACCAATGAATACTGCATCATAACCTTGACTCAGAAGCTCATGAACAGAGGTCACTTTGCCAACGACTTGGTTCACAAGAATCTCAACACCCAAAGGTTCTAAATTACAGATCTCCATCTGAACAACATCTTTAGGAAGACGGAATTCAGGAATACCGTACATAAGAACCCCACCGGCAACATGAAGCGCCTCAAAGACGGTTACTTTATGGCCAGCCTTCGCTAAATCTCCCGCACAAGCCAGTCCGGCAGGACCAGCACCGATCACGGCAACTTTCTTACCCGTAGGAGCCGGAATCTCAGGAACCTTACAGCCTTGGCTGATTTCATAGTCAGCGACGAAACGCTCTAAACGGCCGATGGCTACTGGTTCACCTTTGATTCCTAAGATACATTTGGCTTCACATTGGGATTCTTGGGGGCAGACCCGGCCACATACTGCGGGTAAACTGCTACTCTTCTTAATGATTTCAGCAGCTGCCATGTAGTCTTCTTCGGTGATTTTTTGGATGAACTCAGGTATGGAAATATTAACAGGGCAACCCTGTACACACTTGGGGTTTTTACATTGTAAACAACGTTGAGCCTCTTCAATTGCAGTTTCCGAGGCATATCCTAAAGCAACTTCATTGAAATTATGCGCACGCTCTTGTGGATCTTGACAAGGCATTTCATGGCGGGGTACTTTTAAAGCCATTAGTGTTGCCCCCCCTTTCCGCAATCACAGTCTTTGGAAACTTTAGCACGCTCTTCTTCATCTTTATAAAAACTCAGACGTTTCATGGCCAAATCAAAATCCACTAAATGACCATCAAACTCAGGACCATCCACACAAGCAAACTTAGTCTCATTGCCTACACTTAAACGGCATGCTCCGCACATTCCTGTGCCATCGACCATAATCGGGTTCATGCTGACGATGGTTTTGATACCCAAAGGACGAGTAAAGTTCGCTACAGAGCGCATCATAACGACCGGTCCAACCGCCCAGATTGCGTCAATTTTTGTTCCTTGAGCAAGAATTTGCTCCAAGCCGTTGGTTACAAAACCTTTGACTCCTTTGGTGCCATCATCCGTTGCTATCACCAGTTCGTCACTAATAGCTCTCATCTCATCCTCAAGGATAAGAATATCTTCACTTCTTGCGCCTATGACCGAAATCAGTCTATTCCCAGCTTCTTTTAAGGCGCGCGCGATAGGATAAACTGGGGCAACACCCAGTCCTCCACCGATACACACTACGGTTCCATAATTCTCAATCTCCGTAGGAACTCCTAATGGACCAACAAAATCAAGGAAAAAGCTTCCTTCTTCCATGGAATTGATCATTGCTGAAGAATAACCAACATCTTGAATCACAATAGTAATCGTACCTTTTTCGCGATCAAAGTCCGCTACCGTAAGCGGAATGCGTTCGGATTGTTCGTCCATTCGCACCATAACAAATTGACCTGGTTCGACTTTTGCAGCGACTGCAGGAGCTTCGACCTCCAACAAGACGATGCAGGGTGCCGAAACAAGCTGCTTCTTTTTCACTACCCGATACACGTGCATACCTCCTAAATCTTGCCCATTAATTTCTTTTAAAATAAAAAAGAACATAACTTTCTAATTATTCGATATGATTAGGAATATTTCCTGCCTTCAGGAAATTTCCTTTAATTTTTTCTAAAGTGAGTACAGCGACCCCGATGGCGTTATCACGACTCCAATTCGGTAAAGCCCAGTGAAAGTGACCGACATTTGCGAGTCTTCTTTCTAATTCCTGACGGATATACTGGTTGGAAGCGACACCACCGACAATAAGAATTTCCTTTATGCTGGTTTCTTCCGTTCCCGCCTTTAACAATTTGGTCAAGGTTCTGACAATACACCCTTCGACCGCTCGAGCTACGTCTGCCGGTTCCTTTCCCTGATCAATTAAACGTTGGGCCGCTGACTCTACCCCTGAGAAGCTAACTTCAAATTCTTTGACAGCTGAAGGAAGCCAAGTTGCTGCTTCAGGATTAGCTTGCCGAGCCAGCGCTTCTAGGCTTTTACCCGCAGGAAAAGGCAATCCTAAGCGCACTCCCACTCGATCTATGAATTGGCCGGCATGCAAGTCCGTTGTTCCTCCTAAAATTCGGATATCCATTTGGCCCGGCAGCTGGCGTTGGACCTCTAATAGTTCTGTGGTTCCTCCGGATATATGAACCGCTAGAAAGCGGGTGCCGCTCAACTCGCTAGAAATGAGACCGGCTGCCAAATGTCCCTCCTGATGACTCGTCAGAACCAGAGGAATACAGCGAGCTGCGGCCATGGCCGTGGCTACTCCAAACCCTGGAGTAAAGACCGGCATATAGGATTCTTTGAGAGGGCGCGGTGCGGTACTTACCCCGATTGCGGCAATCTCCCCCCAATACTCTTGAGGTACAGCAGCCACCAGTTGAGGTAAGTTCTGGACATGCTGAAAAAGGGCTACTGACTGAGCGAGCCCTCTTTCACCTTGCGGTACATCTAAGACTTTTCTATTCTCATAGACCAGTACAGCCTGATCATCCACTATCGCTAAGGAAGTGGTATAAGCACTTGTGTCAATTCCCAGGTAGAGTGCCATTCTCTTTTTCATCCCTTTTATTGACGCTTTCTACAACCTTGTCCAAAATGCCATTGATAAATTTCCCCGATTCATCACTGCCATAGCGTTTGGCAATTTCAATCGCTTCATTCAGGGTCACCCGTCCGGGAATATCCTCCCGATGGAGAATTTCATAGCAAGCAAGACGCAAAAGGTTGCGATCCACATTGGCCATCCGAGATACGGGCCAACCTTCAGAATATTTCTCCAGTAATTCGTCTATAGCTTCTTGGTGGGTTAATGTTCCTTCCACCAGCTCTTGAGCAAATGGAATACTTCCTTCCGGAACTGCAAATTCTTCTGCCCATTTGCAAATCACAGGTTTCAGCTCCAAGATTTCTTTTGTCATATCCAGCTGAAACAAGACTTGCAGCGCGGTTTCCCGTGCTAATCTACGGCTCATAGGTTCCTCCTAGCTGCTTTCTAATCCATACTTAAGCCAATTTATTCATCCTTTAGCACCCGATCACTCATTTAATGAAAAAAACGGTCCAGCCAGCCAAAGAGATCTTTATGATCATCATGTCGTTTCCCTAAGATAAGGCCAACCAGAACAAATAACGCCAATACCAGTGCTTTCCAAAAACCCAAAACAACGACTAGCAGTCCTATCCCGAAGCCGGCAAGGATTCCCGAAAGTTTCCCAGGATGCTCTTCTAGAGCCCAAAGAAAAAAACGTGATATCTTATTCACCAACTCCGTCCAGAAAATCTTCATCGGACTCGTGCTAGGCGATTGGATGGATCAGAATCCATGCGACGCACCAGCACTTTCACCTCGGCAACTTTGATCCCTGTATAGCGCTCAATATCTTCTTTCACTTGGGCTTGTAATTGTTCAGAAACTTCTGGAATGGCTGCCTCAGGATTAAACTGACAATCCAAGAAAACTTCCAAGCCGTCTTCTCTCTGCTTGATTAAAGGTTTGACGAGACGGACCCCATTCTTGCTTTGGGCGCTGCGCACAATAATATCTCCGAGCGCATCCACTGTTATACGGACTTCACCCAGTTGTGATACGGTCCGGAAGGTATGATCCGGCATCTTCCTCCGCGGCTTTAGGAAAGGTAATATTCCCAAAATAATAATGAAGATAGCAATGATTAAACCTTCCCAAGTATTAGATCTCAACCATTCCATTCCATCCATAAAAATCTCATAAGGAAGACCCCACCCAGTACTAAGAGCAAGAATATAGACGCCGATGACCATCAAAAGAGCGCCAACACTATACCCTAACAACCTGTCCACCTCCTTACATTTATTTACCCCCCCTAGTCGTCCAGGGGGGGTAACAAAAAGCTTATTTTAAACGCGGAAGTTCTTCATCTTTAATCTCAGGAGCCGGACGAAAGTTAACTCCTTGAATATGAACATTAGTTTCAATTACTTGAAGTCCCGTCATGCTTTCAATAGCCTCTTTTACAGCTTCTTGAACCTTCGAAGACACCTCAGGTATTGATACACCATATTCCACAACGAGGTAGAGATTCACTGCCGCTTCTTGCTCACCGACTTCAACCTTAACCCCCTTCGAGAGGTTTTTGCCGCGAACGAGCATCTGAGCGATATCTCCGACTAAGCCACCGCTCATGCCAGCTACACCCTCCACTTGAGAAGCAGCTAAGCCAGCGATAATTTCCACGACTTCATCTGCAATCTTAATCGTACCCAGTGTATTTTCTATATCTGACTTTTCCATAGTTTCACCTCATATCCACATATTAAATCCATATGTATCTTTTGCCATTAAAATAGAAAACCCGGCTTCATTAGGCCTCTAAGTCATATTCCAAATTACGAGGCCGTTGGTTGCACTTGTGCAGGAGGAAAGTATGCAAGGTCATTATACTATTTAATAGTATAACAAAAGAATACCCTACTGGCAAAGGTGAATGTATTCGCTATTCTCCCATGATCCGTCGCTGGATAAAGTTTGTATAGACTTCTCCCCTACGGAAGAAGGCATTATCCAGCACTCTAAGGTGAAATGGAATGGTGGTGTGAATTCCCTCGATATAAAACTCTTCTAAGGCCCGCTTCATTCGTTGGATAGCCTCTTCACGGTCCGCTCCCCAAACAATGAGTTTTCCCACCATGGAGTCATAATAGGGAGGGATGGTGTATCCTTGGTATACTGCACTGTCCACCCGTACTCCAGGTCCACCCGGTGGATGATAAAACTCAATGGTTCCCGGGGAGGGCATAAAGTTCTTATCCGGGTTTTCCGCATTGATGCGGCATTCCATAGCCCAGCCACGAATTTCGACATCCTCTTGCTGAATGCCTAAGGGCTCTCCGGCAGCGACACGAATCTGAGCTTTCAAGAGATCGATTCCAGTCACAAGTTCAGTCACAGGATGCTCTACTTGAATTCGCGTATTCATTTCAATAAAATAGTAATCTCCATGCTTATCCAAAAGGAATTCGATGGTTCCGGCACTGGAATAATCAGCAGCCCTTGCAGCTTTAATTGCTGCATCCCCCATGGCTTGCCGTAGCTCAGGCGTCAGGGCACTGGAGGGTGCCTCTTCCAGTAATTTCTGATTCCGTCTTTGTAAGGAACAATCCCTTTCCCCAAGATGGATGACATTGCCGTGTTTGTCCGCTAGGATTTGGAATTCAATATGCCGAGGCTCCTCCACATATTTTTCCAGATAGATTTCCGAATTACCAAAGGCGGCATGGGCTTCATTTTGGGCAGCTTGAATGGACTTGCCTAACTCCTTAGAATTCTGAGCAATACGCATACCCTTTCCCCCGCCTCCCGCAGAGGCTTTGATCATGACCGGATAGCCAATCTCCTTGGCGATCATGGAGGCGGCTTCCACATCGGTGATGATCTCTTTAGAGCCGGGAACCACAGGCACCCCTGCCTCTATCATGGTCTTGCGAGCTGTAGCTTTATCCCCCATCATCTCAATGGCTTTGGGAGATGGCCCAATAAAGGTTATACCGCAGGACTCACAGATTTCGGCAAAACGAGCATTCTCAGATAAAAAGCCATATCCGGGATGAATAGCATCCACACCGGTGAGTTCAGCAGCGCTGATAATATTCGGGATATTTAAATAACTTTTAGCTGAAGGATGGGGACCGATACATATGGCTTGGTCCGCTTCACGGACATGCATAGCATCACGATCCGCTTCTGAAAAAACTGCCACGGTTTCAATGTCCATCTCACGGCAAGCGCGAATAATCCGCAAGGCAATTTCTCCCCGATTCGCAATTAATATCTTCTTAAACATGCCTATCTCCTCATGTTTCTACGGCAAACAAAGGTTGCCCAAATTCTACGGGTTGACCATTCTCTACGAGGATTTCGACAATTTTACCACTGATCTCTGCCTCGATCTCATTCATCAGTTTCATGGCTTCGATAATACATACGGTCTCTTCCGCCTTAACGGTCTGTCCTAACTCGACAAAAGATCCGGCATCAGGCGAAGGTGAGCGATAGAAGGTTCCGACCATCGGGGA from Desulfitobacterium dichloroeliminans LMG P-21439 encodes the following:
- the gltA gene encoding NADPH-dependent glutamate synthase, with the translated sequence MALKVPRHEMPCQDPQERAHNFNEVALGYASETAIEEAQRCLQCKNPKCVQGCPVNISIPEFIQKITEEDYMAAAEIIKKSSSLPAVCGRVCPQESQCEAKCILGIKGEPVAIGRLERFVADYEISQGCKVPEIPAPTGKKVAVIGAGPAGLACAGDLAKAGHKVTVFEALHVAGGVLMYGIPEFRLPKDVVQMEICNLEPLGVEILVNQVVGKVTSVHELLSQGYDAVFIGTGAGLPNFLGIPGENLNGVYSANEFLTRTNLMKGYRFPEYKTPVKIGKKVAVFGAGNVAMDAARTALRLGAEEVSIVYRRSRAEMPARHEELEHAEEEGVKFQLLTNPVSIQGDERGAVKSLTCLRYELGEPDASGRRSPVAIPGSEFEIPVDTVVVAIGQGPNPLVTKSTEGLNLNKWGNIVVNEETLETSIPGVFAGGDIVTGAATVILAMGAGKKAAAGINEYLKNKN
- a CDS encoding sulfide/dihydroorotate dehydrogenase-like FAD/NAD-binding protein; protein product: MYRVVKKKQLVSAPCIVLLEVEAPAVAAKVEPGQFVMVRMDEQSERIPLTVADFDREKGTITIVIQDVGYSSAMINSMEEGSFFLDFVGPLGVPTEIENYGTVVCIGGGLGVAPVYPIARALKEAGNRLISVIGARSEDILILEDEMRAISDELVIATDDGTKGVKGFVTNGLEQILAQGTKIDAIWAVGPVVMMRSVANFTRPLGIKTIVSMNPIMVDGTGMCGACRLSVGNETKFACVDGPEFDGHLVDFDLAMKRLSFYKDEEERAKVSKDCDCGKGGQH
- a CDS encoding O-sialoglycoprotein endopeptidase, giving the protein MKKRMALYLGIDTSAYTTSLAIVDDQAVLVYENRKVLDVPQGERGLAQSVALFQHVQNLPQLVAAVPQEYWGEIAAIGVSTAPRPLKESYMPVFTPGFGVATAMAAARCIPLVLTSHQEGHLAAGLISSELSGTRFLAVHISGGTTELLEVQRQLPGQMDIRILGGTTDLHAGQFIDRVGVRLGLPFPAGKSLEALARQANPEAATWLPSAVKEFEVSFSGVESAAQRLIDQGKEPADVARAVEGCIVRTLTKLLKAGTEETSIKEILIVGGVASNQYIRQELERRLANVGHFHWALPNWSRDNAIGVAVLTLEKIKGNFLKAGNIPNHIE
- the nusB gene encoding transcription antitermination factor NusB; amino-acid sequence: MSRRLARETALQVLFQLDMTKEILELKPVICKWAEEFAVPEGSIPFAQELVEGTLTHQEAIDELLEKYSEGWPVSRMANVDRNLLRLACYEILHREDIPGRVTLNEAIEIAKRYGSDESGKFINGILDKVVESVNKRDEKENGTLPGN
- a CDS encoding DUF2273 domain-containing protein — protein: MNKISRFFLWALEEHPGKLSGILAGFGIGLLVVVLGFWKALVLALFVLVGLILGKRHDDHKDLFGWLDRFFH
- the amaP gene encoding alkaline shock response membrane anchor protein AmaP, coding for MLGYSVGALLMVIGVYILALSTGWGLPYEIFMDGMEWLRSNTWEGLIIAIFIIILGILPFLKPRRKMPDHTFRTVSQLGEVRITVDALGDIIVRSAQSKNGVRLVKPLIKQREDGLEVFLDCQFNPEAAIPEVSEQLQAQVKEDIERYTGIKVAEVKVLVRRMDSDPSNRLARVR
- a CDS encoding Asp23/Gls24 family envelope stress response protein, which translates into the protein MEKSDIENTLGTIKIADEVVEIIAGLAASQVEGVAGMSGGLVGDIAQMLVRGKNLSKGVKVEVGEQEAAVNLYLVVEYGVSIPEVSSKVQEAVKEAIESMTGLQVIETNVHIQGVNFRPAPEIKDEELPRLK
- the accC gene encoding acetyl-CoA carboxylase biotin carboxylase subunit; this translates as MFKKILIANRGEIALRIIRACREMDIETVAVFSEADRDAMHVREADQAICIGPHPSAKSYLNIPNIISAAELTGVDAIHPGYGFLSENARFAEICESCGITFIGPSPKAIEMMGDKATARKTMIEAGVPVVPGSKEIITDVEAASMIAKEIGYPVMIKASAGGGGKGMRIAQNSKELGKSIQAAQNEAHAAFGNSEIYLEKYVEEPRHIEFQILADKHGNVIHLGERDCSLQRRNQKLLEEAPSSALTPELRQAMGDAAIKAARAADYSSAGTIEFLLDKHGDYYFIEMNTRIQVEHPVTELVTGIDLLKAQIRVAAGEPLGIQQEDVEIRGWAMECRINAENPDKNFMPSPGTIEFYHPPGGPGVRVDSAVYQGYTIPPYYDSMVGKLIVWGADREEAIQRMKRALEEFYIEGIHTTIPFHLRVLDNAFFRRGEVYTNFIQRRIMGE